Proteins from a single region of Parambassis ranga chromosome 16, fParRan2.1, whole genome shotgun sequence:
- the aqp10a gene encoding aquaporin-10a isoform X2: MLKLHGMRVRNALVRECMAEFLGTFILLLFGCSAAAQVKTSRETKGQYLSVNMAFSVGVMSAMYLTKGITGAHLNPAVTLSFCVLGNVSWSRLIPYCLSQVLGAYVASGLVYLVYYDAIMEFSGGVLTVYGPNETASIFATYPSEYLTLGRSFLDQVVGTGMLMLCILCLDEKRNTPAPSELIPAIVAVIVLGISMSMSANCGAAINPARDLGPRLFTLTAGWGTEVFTCYSYWFWVPLVAPPIGGILGSFMYLIFIHWQLPDPDPPEHRASLSISDNLKQPPSTWEKEDEWKTSHF; this comes from the exons ATGTTGAAGCTCCATGGAATGAGAGTGAGGAATGCTCTTGTGCGGGAGTGTATGGCTGAATTTTTGGGAACTTTTATCCTCCTG CTCTTTGGCtgctcagctgcagctcaggtaAAAACCAGCAGGGAGACGAAAGGCCAGTATCTGTCAGTCAACATGGCCTTCTCTGTGGGCGTGATGTCAGCCATGTACCTGACAAAGGGAATCACAG GCGCCCATCTGAACCCTGCGGTgactctgagtttctgtgtttTGGGGAATGTGTCGTGGAGCAGGCTGATACCATACTGCTTGTCCCAGGTGCTCGGGGCCTACGTGGCATCAGGGCTCGTCTATCTGGTCTACTATG ATGCTATAATGGAGTTTAGTGGAGGGGTGTTGACTGTGTATGGCCCAAATGAGACAGCATCCATATTCGCCACATATCCTTCAGAATATTTGACCTTGGGAAGAAGTTTTCTGGACCAG GTAGTGGGCACTGGCATGCTGATGCTGTGCATCCTGTGTTTGGATGAAAAGAGGAACACCCCTGCACCCTCTGAGCTGATTCCTGCCATAGTGGCAGTGATTGTCCTGGGTATATCCATGTCAATGTCTGCTAACTGTGGTGCCGCAATAAATCCTGCTCGGGACCTGGGGCCACGCCTTTTTACACTAACTGCAGGATGGGGCACTGAAGTCTTCAC GTGTTACAGTTACTGGTTCTGGGTGCCACTGGTTGCTCCGCCAATCGGAGGAATTTTGGGAAGTTTCATGTATTTGATCTTCATCCACTGGCAGCTACCAGACCCCGACCCACCTGAACACCGTGCCAGTCTCTCCATCAGCGACAATCTCAAGCAGCCACCCAGCACATGGGAAAAAGAAGACGAGTGGAAGACCTCACATTTCTAA
- the aqp10a gene encoding aquaporin-10a isoform X1 produces the protein MLKLHGMRVRNALVRECMAEFLGTFILLLFGCSAAAQVKTSRETKGQYLSVNMAFSVGVMSAMYLTKGITGAHLNPAVTLSFCVLGNVSWSRLIPYCLSQVLGAYVASGLVYLVYYGPSFFYIADIVHLFFVTLSLFLLLDAIMEFSGGVLTVYGPNETASIFATYPSEYLTLGRSFLDQVVGTGMLMLCILCLDEKRNTPAPSELIPAIVAVIVLGISMSMSANCGAAINPARDLGPRLFTLTAGWGTEVFTCYSYWFWVPLVAPPIGGILGSFMYLIFIHWQLPDPDPPEHRASLSISDNLKQPPSTWEKEDEWKTSHF, from the exons ATGTTGAAGCTCCATGGAATGAGAGTGAGGAATGCTCTTGTGCGGGAGTGTATGGCTGAATTTTTGGGAACTTTTATCCTCCTG CTCTTTGGCtgctcagctgcagctcaggtaAAAACCAGCAGGGAGACGAAAGGCCAGTATCTGTCAGTCAACATGGCCTTCTCTGTGGGCGTGATGTCAGCCATGTACCTGACAAAGGGAATCACAG GCGCCCATCTGAACCCTGCGGTgactctgagtttctgtgtttTGGGGAATGTGTCGTGGAGCAGGCTGATACCATACTGCTTGTCCCAGGTGCTCGGGGCCTACGTGGCATCAGGGCTCGTCTATCTGGTCTACTATGGTCcgtcttttttttatatagctgACATTGTACACCTGTTCTTTGTGACATTATCTCTGTTTCTGTTGCTAGATGCTATAATGGAGTTTAGTGGAGGGGTGTTGACTGTGTATGGCCCAAATGAGACAGCATCCATATTCGCCACATATCCTTCAGAATATTTGACCTTGGGAAGAAGTTTTCTGGACCAG GTAGTGGGCACTGGCATGCTGATGCTGTGCATCCTGTGTTTGGATGAAAAGAGGAACACCCCTGCACCCTCTGAGCTGATTCCTGCCATAGTGGCAGTGATTGTCCTGGGTATATCCATGTCAATGTCTGCTAACTGTGGTGCCGCAATAAATCCTGCTCGGGACCTGGGGCCACGCCTTTTTACACTAACTGCAGGATGGGGCACTGAAGTCTTCAC GTGTTACAGTTACTGGTTCTGGGTGCCACTGGTTGCTCCGCCAATCGGAGGAATTTTGGGAAGTTTCATGTATTTGATCTTCATCCACTGGCAGCTACCAGACCCCGACCCACCTGAACACCGTGCCAGTCTCTCCATCAGCGACAATCTCAAGCAGCCACCCAGCACATGGGAAAAAGAAGACGAGTGGAAGACCTCACATTTCTAA